The Deltaproteobacteria bacterium genome window below encodes:
- a CDS encoding response regulator has translation MENLPKILLVDDEDDFRQTLAERLKTTGYTVSDVDRGKKALDFLDKEKADIVVMDIQMPEMNGIEALSQMRVKHPGVEVIMLTGHGEVSSAVEGMRLGAYDYIMKPYEYEYLVVKVQEAFKVKTERDERLRKAEERALLDKLEKSMRF, from the coding sequence ATGGAGAACCTGCCCAAGATACTGCTCGTTGACGATGAAGACGATTTTCGCCAGACCCTGGCCGAGCGCCTGAAGACCACTGGCTACACCGTGTCTGACGTGGACAGGGGGAAGAAGGCCCTGGACTTCCTGGACAAGGAAAAGGCCGACATCGTGGTCATGGATATTCAGATGCCGGAAATGAACGGGATCGAGGCCCTGTCCCAGATGCGGGTCAAACACCCCGGGGTCGAGGTGATCATGCTCACCGGCCACGGCGAGGTGTCCTCAGCCGTGGAGGGTATGCGCCTCGGGGCCTACGACTACATCATGAAGCCCTACGAATATGAATACCTGGTGGTCAAAGTCCAGGAAGCCTTCAAAGTCAAAACCGAGCGCGACGAGCGCCTGCGCAAGGCAGAGGAGCGGGCCCTGCTCGACAAGCTCGAAAAAAGCATGCGCTTCTAG
- a CDS encoding sodium/sulfate symporter has translation LPMASMMNMSVEAVGLLAPMSTSFIMLVIGCPPTIIAYSTGYFNQIEFSKVAIPWCLLLLVICVLSALVYWPMFGIS, from the coding sequence CCTGCCTATGGCCAGCATGATGAACATGAGCGTCGAGGCCGTGGGTCTGCTGGCTCCGATGTCCACCTCATTCATCATGCTGGTCATAGGTTGCCCTCCAACGATCATTGCCTACAGCACCGGGTATTTCAACCAGATCGAGTTCTCCAAGGTGGCCATTCCCTGGTGTCTTCTGCTCCTCGTGATCTGTGTGCTCAGTGCCCTCGTGTACTGGCCGATGTTCGGAATCAGTTGA